AAAATCAACTAATCAACAATCAAATCATAGAAGATTATGGAAAAATACGATGTAAAAGTAAGGTACATCTTCGAGGGTACTTACACAGTGGTGGCGGAAGACCGTGAAGAAGCGGAAAGCATGGTGGCGGAAGACTGCGGTCTGGTATTGGGCGGCAACATCCACACAACGCGGGATGACGATGAAGTGACGGACTGGAAGTTCGGTTGTCATCCGGACTTGCAGGTTCTCTCCGTAAGGCAGCGAGGCGGGAAATCCCCCATGTCGGTGTTCGGAGACAGGATCGAAGAACTGCGAAAAGACATCATCGAAGCGATACGGCAGTTGCTCCATGACCATGCCATGAACGCGATACGGTTTCCGGAAGAGGATTATGACCCGGTCTGGGTGATATGGTTTGGCAAGAACGGAGACCCCTACGAATGCAGGGTGACAGGACTCCGGGTAACGGACAGCAGCCTGACCGTCCTTGCCGAAGAGAAAGAAAGCGGTGATGAAGTGGAATGTTACAGCCCGTTCGAACTCGGAGCCAGTAACATCGACTGGCTTTCCGGAATGTATGAGGCTGTATGGCAGCAACTGGAAGAGAGCAAAAAAGTAGAACCACAAACTGAAGAACAATGAAATATCAAGCGGAAAACGCAGTCTCCAGCTTCTTCTACTATATGTGGAACGCCTGGAGCAAGGAAGAATGCAAGGCCGTATTTGGAGATATGTACCGGCACTTCTGGGATAAATGGTCCGCATTGGCGGACAAGTCCATATTCGGCGCGGCGGAACGGTTCTTTGCCGAGTTATCGGAAAACAACCAGAAATTGCTCGTGGAACGTGCCGTTACACTCTATGACGGCAGGGCTTTCAGAAAAGAGCCGGACGATTCCGACATCCTTGTCTGTAAAGAATGCGGTTCACGGCAGTTGGAAATCCAAGCATGGATAAACGCCAATACGGATGAACGTATCAGCTATGTGCATGATGACAATAACGGGCTGTGGTGCGATGGGAAATGGTGCGAAGAATGTGGCGTTCAGGTCTTTTTCTGTACTAAGGCGGAGTTCACACAAAAGATGCAGGGCTGGTGGGAGTCGTGCGGTTTTGAAACAAATGAACAAATCACAGGGTTGAAAGTCTGTGACTCTCCGCCTTCCGAAAACACGCAGACATTCATTGATGCGGCAGACCAATGGTGGAACAGCCGGGACTACGAACATAAACGGGAAATTTACAACAGGTATAATTCTAAAAACGAATAATATGCAGATTAACATCATTGAACAGATTAGCAACTCATGCAGTTGCAGCCATATGGAAGCGCAGGAATACTTGGATTCTGAAATCCGGTACCTGCGCGAGTTGCAGGAGGCGGACGACCTGAGGGAAGATGACATCGAAATGGCGTGCAGCAACCTCGGACTTGACCTTGACAACCAGGAATATTTTATCAACCGCCTCGCAGGGGCATAAATACCTATAGCTATGGCTTATTTTCATAACATACATTCATTGGCGGACCTGAAGAAGGAATACCGCCGTCTGGCATTGCAGCACCACCCGGACAAGGGTGGTGACACTGCCATCATGCAACAGGTGAACACCGAGTTTGAAAGGCTCTTTGAAGTCTGGAAAGACAAACCGGATGTCTCTGCCGCATCAACCGGGTATGAACATGACTATTCGGGTGCCACGGCAAAGGAATATACCGAGTACGTGTATAATGAATACCGTTGGAAAGGTCGCAACTACAAAGGGCAACATGCCCCTGAAATCGTAGAACTTGTGAGAATCTGGCTAAAGGAAACCTATCCGAGATATAAGTTCTCCGTCAGACGGGAGAACTACAATTCCATTTACATCAAACTGATGAGCGCGGACTTTGAGGCGTTCACCAGGGAATCCGGCAAAGTACAGGATCATATCAACCACTACAACATAGAGCGAAACCCCGATCTTACAGACCGTGCCAAGGAGGTGATGCTGAATGTCTGTGACTTTGTCATGTCATACAACTTCGATGACAGCGATGCGATGACGGATTATTTCCATACCAATTTCTACCTGACATTGGCTATAGGGAGTTACCGGAAGCCTTACAAGGTGGAACTGCCGAAACTTGACTGTAAGGGGAAGGACAAGCCGGAAGTGTTCAAGCATCCCGAAGGTCCGGCACACAAGGCCATCAGGCAGGCGTTGGGCACAGCCCGCTTTGATTTTATCGAGCACAGGAGGCATTCCGGCGAAATGATATTCGGAGAAGACCATTACGGCTCACACGGAGAGCATTATTTCTGGCCGAAGGATTATTCAAGCGCGAAACTGGCTCAGAAACGGATCGACAAATTGGAGAAAGCCGGTATTCGGTGCAAGCTTACAGGCTATAACGGCGGTTACATTCGTTTTATCGGCTACACTCCCGAAGCAGAAGCGTTACTGGAGAAGGAACGCCAGGAATACATCACCGCCCATCGGCAATGGCAAACCAAACAGACAGTAATCAATTAAACTTATCAATATGGAACCGAACAATTTGAACGAATGGTGGGGCGGACAGCCCGACGGACTGAAACAGGCATTCTCTCTTTTTCCCGATGGACGGTGGAAAGAGGCGGACCTGTATTTGCGAATCAATA
The window above is part of the Butyricimonas paravirosa genome. Proteins encoded here:
- a CDS encoding LPD29 domain-containing protein; translation: MAYFHNIHSLADLKKEYRRLALQHHPDKGGDTAIMQQVNTEFERLFEVWKDKPDVSAASTGYEHDYSGATAKEYTEYVYNEYRWKGRNYKGQHAPEIVELVRIWLKETYPRYKFSVRRENYNSIYIKLMSADFEAFTRESGKVQDHINHYNIERNPDLTDRAKEVMLNVCDFVMSYNFDDSDAMTDYFHTNFYLTLAIGSYRKPYKVELPKLDCKGKDKPEVFKHPEGPAHKAIRQALGTARFDFIEHRRHSGEMIFGEDHYGSHGEHYFWPKDYSSAKLAQKRIDKLEKAGIRCKLTGYNGGYIRFIGYTPEAEALLEKERQEYITAHRQWQTKQTVIN